The following nucleotide sequence is from Ailuropoda melanoleuca isolate Jingjing chromosome 12, ASM200744v2, whole genome shotgun sequence.
GGCTACCTTGCTACTCGTCAGGAGGTCCCAGATAGTAACAGAAGGCTGGGCCATCCTGGAAAGGACTGGGCGCAAAGCAGCTCATGCAGAAACACTTCGCCGAGTCCCACTGTACGGGCCCCTTAAGTTCCACGGGGACCAGAGCAGCACATCATCACAGGTCGGAGACAGCCGAGCGGAAGTCAGGGTATGGCTCCTCTGAGCAGCTGCCTGTCACGTCTCCGGCCCTCTGCTGCCTGGCCAGTGCCACCTTCAAGGTGGCAGCACCCAGGCGCAAGCCCTGCAAGCAGGAGACAGCCTGCTGGGCTGAGGCGGGGGTCTGGTAGTGGAGGAAGGCCCTGCGCTGTGGCCCCTGCCACGTGAGCCTCTGGGGGACTGCGCCCAGTTCTCGGAGGGCTTTCTTCAGCTCACTCACTCGGGCGTCCCGGGGAAGGTTACCGATGTAAACAGTGTTAGCAGGCCCATCCTCCCCCTGCCCGGAACAGGATCCGGGCTGGTGTGGGTCCTGGGGTCTTCTGACAGTGCCCAGGGGAGGTGGCTGCTGGCTGCTGGTTCCCAGAAGGTGCCGGGGCTCATCCTGAAGGGTGACATCTTTCCCAGCCTGCCTCTCTCGGTAACGAAGGCTTCTGAGTATTGGGATTTTCCCCATCACCTCACAGCTGATCTGAAAAAGCAAAGCAGTTCCAGCTACTCTCCGGGTGTCCAAAGTTGGTCAGGAGGGAGGAGAAATCAGAGTCGTACAGCACCCTCTGCTTCTATCCAGGTGAGCAGTCTCTCTGCCATGCTGTACCAGCGGCCCAACCTGGCTCTTTGGGAAGAAGGACCCCTCTGTCTTAATCCATCACTTTGACCCCAGCCCCCACACTGCCCCAGATTAAGTGAAATCTGGGATCCCCAGAGCCACTCTGGATTGTCTTTTCTGCACTGCGCCTCACATGACACGGCAGCTGGCAAGCAAAGGAATGGTTTTCTCTATTCTCCTGGAGGCCCAGGACGTAGAAAACCAAAGTCTTCCTATGCGGAAGGGAAAGTAAGGTTACTGGAAGGAGGATTACACGGTCACAAGTGGCAACACCCCTGGCGACCTCCAGAATAATGGGGGTTTCTGCCTCCATGCCTGCCCCCTCTTCCCAACTTATGCCTTTGGATGGGATGGGATCTTTAACAGGgccacccaggcctcctccttctcccaacCTCCACCGGAGGAGGATTTCTCAGGGACCAAACCTTTCAAGGTGTCACTGAAAATGCAGAAACAAGTCAAATCTGAAATAGAACACCACTTTTGAAAAACGCTTTCTAGCAATGAATGGGTCGTCGAGCTACAAGATAACACTACACAAAACGTTCAGTCTTAATGAATAGGATTCCTATATACGAAGGACATGTTTGGCCTTTTGGGACCCTGCAACAAAGGAGACGGTAGATGAACAGCACTACGCGAGGCGGTTTCTGATCCTCAAGAACTGGGATTGACAAGCGGGGCCTGCGAGCACAGGGGTTGCCTCGATCCAGCTTGCAGTGTGGAGGCTGATGGTCCCAGGCCAGTGCGGCAGCCGCACGTGCTGCAGCCCTGCGTGTTAGGTTGAACCGGACAATGAAGCCCGGGGCAGAACCGGCTTTCTGTCACTTGAGAAATCACACagcagaaaaaatacagaaacgcACTGTTTCAGTCCTTCTTAGTGACCCTCATTCTTTAGAgatgctttctgtctttctttagGGCACAAAGCCTGTAAATGGCCAATTACCAAGAGGCAGGCAATGGTCCAAACACAGGATTTCCCACAAACCTGGGTAAGTCGGAACACAGATCAGCATACGAGTTAGACAGGTAAAACcttcctctaaaaataaatagctcGATTAGTAACAATGTTCTCATTGTATTCAGAATTGTATGTAACTAGAGCAATGGTTCTTATCCTTGCCAGGGTGTCCGAGACCTTTGAGAGAAGCTGGGGTTCCTTCCCAAGAACGAGTCCCCAGCAATTTTGTGTGCAATTTTCCAAACTCTATTCGTAGATCTCCAAACCACAAGAGGTACACAGGACCCAGGTTAAGGATCAGTGCTTCAGAGGAAGAttcaaagaaactcaaacacctaAGAACAGTCGATTCGCGTACCTTCTCACAAACTTTAAGGCTCCTTATCCTCATTAATTTAGTACCTGGTTCTCTCTCCTGGCACTAAGTGGACAATACTCTCCACCTTGGCACAGCCTTTCCACTCGGTCAGAGCCCTCTCCAAATGGACAGTGCCCTTGCTCCCAGGCACAGCCACGTCAGAAGCCTCTGCAGGTGGCACTTGTCTACCGGGGTCACCAAAGTAGCACTTAGATGCCTGGCTGCCATATACTGCTCAAAGGAAGACCTGCTCCTTCTAATGTTTCCCATAAGTGAGATgcagagaaacaaacacataCCATGTCTGTGCCATGGAGATATGCAGGAGATGTAACTACTCTTTCCTAATCAAAAGGAAGATTTCTTCCACTTGACCCTCTGCAATTCTTTTTAAGTGATTCTTCCAAAGATGACTAAGCTCACGGGCCAGTACCCTAAGACGCTCTGGTCCCAAAGAATCCTAAAGGTGATCTAAGTCCAGACAACCCAACTTCTTCCCACACCCCCATCCACCTTCTTAAAGAGTTCAGGTTCTTGTGTCCTTTCAGAGTATTTCAAAACAGATTTAAACTAATAGTCATAattagattcttttttgttttaagtagactccatgcccagtggagCTCCAGTggagtccaacttggggctcaaattcacaaccctcagatcaagacctaagctgagaccaagagtgggatgcttaggAGAcaaaaccacccaggtgcccctaaaatggtCAAAATTAGATTCTTAAGGATATCTTAAGTTACTAGTATTTAGAAAGGACAACCaaatttaaaattgcaattaCAATCAGAGGAAACGTGACTACATTCTTTTATAGAAGAACTGAATGTCATTTCAGTGTGACACCAGTAGACAAGAGCAGGGAGGCCAAACCCCCTGGTAAACACCACACTTCCTCCAACACCCGCTCAGAGCTGTCTCGGCTGGGTGACCCCCCCAAGTAATAAAACTCCCACGTGCTTCTGCCTGGTGGAACCACATGGTTCCCTCAGGCCAAAGCAAGTGTTCTCAGGAAACCCAGCTCATGGGGcaaagctccacactcagcagcaGAAATCCACTTAAAACATGTCATATGAGGCAAAAATACATCCTTCTCTGGACATCACAGGGAGCTACTTTATCCCAAGCTGGCACATGGACAAACTATAATCAGCTGAGTAACAAAAACGTTTTAACCGTGCACAGATTATGAACTAAGTCTACAGCACTgccacactgacacacacacagagatcttTAGAAATGGAAACGGCCAAATACGTCACTTCTACGTAAAATTGCTCATCTCGAGAGCAGGATGTTTTTTGGGTAAGGAATGACAAAGCTTAATGTCAGCTCACGCTTCTGCACCCACAAGTTCTAAATGGAAAAATCTCCCTGTCTACAAGGTGGCTTCTGACACTTTCCCAGCTGTTTGCCATTTCTGTGCTCTTTGAGGAGTGGCTTGGGCTGACGGCTGCCCCACAGCTGACACAGAGGCCTCTGTGCACCAACTGGATGGGCTGGCCTCACACTCATGACAGTCCACGGCAGGGCTATGCTGTTTTTCCTGGCTAGCAATTAGGAACATTTGTTACGTTCTGTAAGTGTGCCATGTGAAATGAAAGACTTTGCCCATCAATCAAACATAAAAAAGTATTTCTGCTTTTCTATAACTAACCATTCCATTAAATAGTATAAagcaaatttgattttcttttatatgcTACAACCACTCATCTCTGATGTTTACaaatgacatttataaatatacatcctctttaaagattaaatgaaaaatccTATCCCCTAGAAATACTTGCTAAATCCAATACAGATCAGAAATGTCACTCTCACGGCACCTGTGGCCAACCCAGGAAGAGATACCGGTTCTAATCTTGCCTCCACTACCCAATGGCTTCATAATTTTGGACCTGTTGCTCTTCCTGGCTCTCACTTTACTTGACCAGAAGATACAGAGACTGGGACGGACGATCTTTAGAATCCCTCTCATTCTAAAATGCCAGGACCCAGCTGCTGGCGAGGAAACAGGAACACTGTAAGTATTTCTAATGTGAAACACAACTTCCACAAAAATTATTAGTTGTCTTGTATGACACTAATGCTTATCATTCACTGACCAAAAATACTTTCAGAAACAGCACTTTCAAATGACCAAGGCGAAATCATTCTATAGAGTAAGCAAGCAGGAACACAGGAGAACCACTGAATGCCTTGCAGCATTTGTCTGCTTTCTAATTACAGCCTCTCTTAATGATAATAGGGCTCATTTAAGACATTGTTTTGCACATAGCTGATCAAAGGTGTCACTTATCAATAAAAAAGCCCCCAGAGCGTTAGTCCTTTATAAGTATGCTTTTGCTGTGGCTGTTGAAGGACCAGCAGGGCAATGACCACACACCATCACTGCTTCAAACCATGCCCACAATCAAGGAGATGGTTCTATTTGGGAGTGGCCATGGAAGTCACTAAgaaaaactgtttattttctgGTATACATGATCACCTCAAAACCTTTGTCACAACAAGATGCCAGCTTCCATCTGCAAACCACAGCTCCTGCCTGTGCTATGCTCTTCAGGGGGAGGTGGCAGTGTAACAGGCCCACAAGAGCAGTGAGGTCCGCTCTTGCTGGGCCAGTTCAGAGCCGTGTGTGGGACAAGTCCATGCCCGGCAGCTATAGGCTCAGTTCCACACCCAAGTGTCAGCCACATGAGGACGAGGGGCCCATGTGGTCCACCTCACACACAGGCATATGCTTTGCACAAGCAGCTTGGACAGTACAGTGTCACCGCCACGCACAAGCACATGACTTCTAAGCAGCAGCACACATTTAACCATCTTGCAACTTGGGTTCTCTCTTTTTACCACCTGGGAGAGTGCGGAGAATGGAGGCTCCTTGTAGAGCTGGAGGCAAACACGCCTGAGCAGAAGGTTGCCCCTGGAAAATGGTTTCAAATGTCCTGTTTTCTCTACTGAATACTGTTGACTATATACGTGTGTATTTTCTGTGGGAAATTtaggaaacaatgaaaagaaatctgaaatcccAGCTTGCAGAGGTAACTACTGTTAATATTCGGATACAAGTCCGTCCCATTTTCTTAACTAAGGAGAAAACAATTTTCCAGAATTACTGTGGGAAGCAAGGGGGCTGGGAAGCAGTCCTTTCATCTGTGGCTTTGGTGGCAAGGAGCAGTCTCGTGGGTGCCCTGGGTCTCTCTGGAGCTGCAGCCACACCCCGCTGCCTAACCATGTCTCCAgggttaaaataaatatttcacctTCCCTCTGCCTCATTCTAGCTCAGCAGGAAGTAATAAAAGAGGTATGGGTCTTGGCTGTCCAGAGGCTCAGCCCAGTGGGGCTGTGTGAGGGGAGCGTAAGTGTTAGGGAAGCCTGATGCCTTCCCTGTGCAGAGGACTCCATCCTGCTGCTGCTTTCCAGGCACTCACGTGGGTCTAGCAGGCAGCCAGGCTCCCAAGCAGGATGCTTCACTGCTTTGCCATGACTCACCTGACACCTTGCAGCCCTGGAAATTGACTGGGCTGTGGGGAAGCTGCCGGAAGCTAGCTGCTGGGGACTTCAGCCACCATCATGTACTCCTGCCAGAGCTAAAAGATGCAGGCAAACGGATCCTGAGCCACGACAGATCACCTTACACACGGCTGTCCACAGGCAGGGACATCTGGATTACTGTCCCAGAGACTAAAAGACCACCTGAGCTGGAAGCGCTGCCCAGAGGTTTAGCACCCGCCTCAGCGGCCAGGTCTCTGACATCACACACCAGCCAGGCAGAAATCCTGGGGAAAGCACCTTCTTTCACCAGGGTAGACCTGCTGGACCGGAGGGGAGAGGACGGTTCAGGGAGTTCTAGGTTCTCAGGGCAGGCAGCTTGTGGATGAAATGAGGCAGTCATGGCACCTTGTAGCTCAGACATGGCCAAGTCCCTCAGAGTTCTACAGGTCACCGGGTCCACACCATGTGAGAGGCCGCTCTGAGGAAAAGGAGGACCCCACATGAACAGAGACGCACCTTCTGGAAGGagtgtctctttctccttcactgaGAGGCGGTAAAGGGCACACGTTGTTAACAGTGCCATGGAGAGACATGGGCAAGGCCCTGTCTTGGCTCAGTATACCACTCAGATGGTAACTATAAGGATTCTGCCAGCAGCGAGTGTTCAGGTACATTTCTCACAATTATTGACTTGCATTTCACACCTGTGACCCCCACAACAGTGACAATGGCCAAGTTCAGCAGGCACTTTGTGTGTACTGCCTGTGAGGTCAGCACTGTCAGcaccccactttacagataaacaAATGGTGGGGGGCTTGCAGAGGGCGCACCAAGGTCACATGGTGACTGAGACGTGCTGCTGCAGCTTCTAACCTCACTCTAAACCACTGCCCCACCTGGTCTCCCATCTTTAAAACCACAAGGCACaggcagagaaaagcaggagGTGGGTCAAGGAAGCCCGCTGTCCGAAGTAGCTACAGCTGGACAGCTGAGTCCGTAGCAGCCTGGTCCCAGGCAGGGATGCCACGCACATCCCTGAGAAGGTGGGACAAAGACCAGGGAGTCAAATGCTGCATAATCTTTGTGCAATAAGAACGAGTTAAAAAAATGCATCACATTTTGTATGTATTTCATAACCTTCATCCGAGAGGTCTAGTGTTTAGAAGGAACTGTGATTCCATATATTCCAACAAAATACACGAGAGGCAAATTCTGGGATTCTAATACCTACACGATAATGGGTCTATGGGTAGAAAATCACAGAAGGATATGCCAATGTGTATCAAAAAGTCAATGTGAAATAATGCCATACCCCAGCACTGaacttcccccacccctccccaaatcTTCAGTGGAATTCAAGGACGGTTTTCCCAATGTCGATGAAAATTCACCCTGGTTGCATACACAGCAAGGCCAGAACAGAAGCCCCAGGGGCTGGAGAAAGTCGCTGCTCTCACATGATTCATGCAAATGGAGGCCCAGGGGTGGAAGAACAAAGAACACAGGACCCCAAGATGAGAAACGGCATTTTAAAAGTCTGTGATTCTCGCCCAGGCCTCACTAGCAATGAGATGTTCCAGGAAGAGGGTGAGACGGTTGGGATGTGAAGAAACAGTGCTGGTCCTGACAGGCTGCACACACAGTGTGGCCAGCTATGTCACTGGCACCTCTAGTTGATGTGGTTTCCTTTCACATAGAGGGAGTCTCTTAACATAACATGACCAATGACATCATCTGttgctatttttctatttttgttaaaattagcAGGATGTTACCATGGCCATTCCCCAAAGCAGCACACCTTCTCTCTTCCTAGAGAGACCACCTGGAATCTTCCTAAGGTGGGCTGTAGCTGGCCAACGTCTATGAAGAGCTGGCCTCCAAGGGACCTGCAGCCTCACTGTGACTACCCCTTGTGCAACCTCCCCAGACCCATCCTCTCAGCTGTGAGCAAATGCCACCTTGCTCCTGTGACCCGTGTAGCTGTCTCCATTTAAAGAGAAGCCGTGGAACCAAATTCCAAGGTAAACCCAAGTTCTTACGGAAGACACCAAGGGACATTTGAATATTCACAAACGGTGCCAATGCCTTCCCAATGGCACTCTGCCTACACTCGGAGAGACCCATCTACTCGCTTCCAGGTCATGTGTGCTCCTCCTTTCTGCTTTAATCGAGGCTAATCTAGAAGGAACACAGGCCCCAAAACTGCCTGACTGTGGCGTTTGTGCAAAAGGCCCATTGTGCCGTGGTGTTTCATTTTGGTAGCAACCTTGAAGGTGGATGTTACTGGTTTTCCACGCCCAAGGGAAGGCTGCTTTCCAACTCTGATGATTCAGGTTTAAGGAATGGAAGAATGGAACAATGGCGTCAATCCAAACGAAGCACAACTCTCCTTGTTTCCCCAGTAACTTTGGCTGCTTGCCAGCAGGCAAGATCATAACCTATAGGTTGGCCTCTGGGATGGAAATCCTTCTGCAGACTAATGTAATGTGTGCCACTGATTGTGCTGCAGACAGAAGTCACAAAGACATCAGCTTATGAAGGCTGTGGGTACTGCCTGGAGAGCCAGGTCACAGCAAGACACGCGGGACTTAGAACAGGAAAGCTGATGAGACAGTACGTTGTCGTGGCCAGGATGGTGGGACATAGCTCTGAGAGATGAAACCCGCTGGCCAACAGTATGTCAAGGCATTGGACCTCTGAGTGGACTGTTCCTTCTGCCATCTAGAAGAGGTGTCTTGCAGCGGGAGACCCTGAACCAGGCTGCTTATCAGAATCCCACAGGTTTGCAAAGTAGATTCTTGGGCCCATGCCTGGAGATTGTGATGGAGGAGCTGAGTTATCCAAAGCTTACAGATGATTCTAATGCACAGACATGCTGCCCTATGGATAGCTGCCATGCCAAAGAATACCACACAAGAGGAGATGTCTCTGAGCTACAGCCATTGCTGGCCACAGGACCCACCTTGGACCACAAGATTCCTGTTGGCTTTGGGCGCTCGCACCCTGTGGCAATGACTCTCGTCGGAGTGAGAATGTAGTCCACTGTTAGGTCGTGGTCCTCAAGCAGCGCTTCAGGTATGTTGATGACCTGGTCAAACAGAAGTGGGTGAGGGAGCTGATGGGGAATGTGGCTCCTGTGCTCACGGCACTGCACGGTGGAAGCACAGGGCTCACCAGACCCACGGGGATAAGGCCTCACTGCCAAACAGATCCAGCTCCGACTGATCTCTACCACTCACAGCAGACGTGGAATGAAAGCAGAGACCAGTCTGTCTCTGTGcgtctgtctccttccctccccgccTGCTCTCTCAGAGGGGTATGGCAGTAGCTCTGCTTGGCCCATTCATGGGCAGCACCTGGCAGTCATGAACGATGGTGACCACCGGCGTCCCCTGGCTGACAGCTCCCATCGACACCATCATGGCATATTCCAGATCAGCGTAACCTTCTCCTTTCCCAATTCTCCAGCCTAAGAGACATGCAGGGTATCAGTATCTCAGGAGGAAATGTTTCATTAGGTAGCAGTGGAAGCAGAAACTTGCACTCAATATTCCTGGCACCTCCTTAGAAACTTCCACAGTGAGCCCACAGGCAGCCCTCAACAGTGGGGTTCAGGGGCATGCTGACCCTGCATATGCACAGGGGTCAGCAAACGGTGATGTGAAGCTTGAGCCTTTTACATGTGTTACAAAAGGAAATGGAACCTGTGTTTATGTGAGAACTCACATTTAAAAGCAATGAAagagtagtttttaaaaagactaagaaCAAATTcctactaaaaacaaaatctttctaaTCGATTTCTcttggagagaaaataaaaattaaaatcagggATACGTGATTTAAGAGGACATCACCTTGTCTTCTGAAAAGCCCAGCAGTCCCTGGGAGAGGGTCGGGTCTGGCAGAGCCAGTTCCATACTGTGGACTCCTAGATGGGGCCCGCGGAAGGCTTAGCTGAAGCTGCATGACAGGCTATAAAGCAGGTAAGTCGCAGCAAGACAGAAAACATGACAGTGC
It contains:
- the MTHFSD gene encoding methenyltetrahydrofolate synthase domain-containing protein isoform X6 → MESQNLADFPRPVHHRIPNFKSKKTLLVPTPRLRTGLFNKITPPPGATKDILRKCATSQGVRNYSTPVGLDSRVLVDLVVVGSVAVSEKGWRIGKGEGYADLEYAMMVSMGAVSQGTPVVTIVHDCQVINIPEALLEDHDLTVDYILTPTRVIATGCERPKPTGILWSKISCEVMGKIPILRSLRYRERQAGKDVTLQDEPRHLLGTSSQQPPPLGTVRRPQDPHQPGSCSGQGEDGPANTVYIGNLPRDARVSELKKALRELGAVPQRLTWQGPQRRAFLHYQTPASAQQAVSCLQGLRLGAATLKVALARQQRAGDVTGSCSEEPYPDFRSAVSDL
- the MTHFSD gene encoding methenyltetrahydrofolate synthase domain-containing protein isoform X3; translated protein: MESQNLADFPRPVHHRIPNFKGSYLACQNIRDLEVFARTQEVKVDPDKPLEGVRLLALQSKKTLLVPTPRLRTGLFNKITPPPGATKDILRKCATSQGVRNYSTPVGLDSRVLVDLVVVGSVAVSEKGWRIGKGEGYADLEYAMMVSMGAVSQGTPVVTIVHDCQVINIPEALLEDHDLTVDYILTPTRVIATGCERPKPTGILWSKISCEVMGKIPILRSLRYRERQAGKDVTLQDEPRHLLGTSSQQPPPLGTVRRPQDPHQPGSCSGQGEDGPANTVYIGNLPRDARVSELKKALRELGAVPQRLTWQGPQRRAFLHYQTPASAQQAVSCLQGLRLGAATLKVALARQQRAGDVTGSCSEEPYPDFRSAVSDL
- the MTHFSD gene encoding methenyltetrahydrofolate synthase domain-containing protein isoform X7; translation: MELRTGVSKQDIREQIWDYMESQNLADFPRPVHHRIPNFKGSYLACQNIRDLEVFARTQEVKVDPDKPLEGVRLLALQSKKTLLVPTPRLRTGLFNKITPPPGATKDILRKCATSQVINIPEALLEDHDLTVDYILTPTRVIATGCERPKPTGILWSKISCEVMGKIPILRSLRYRERQAGKDVTLQDEPRHLLGTSSQQPPPLGTVRRPQDPHQPGSCSGQGEDGPANTVYIGNLPRDARVSELKKALRELGAVPQRLTWQGPQRRAFLHYQTPASAQQAVSCLQGLRLGAATLKVALARQQRAGDVTGSCSEEPYPDFRSAVSDL
- the MTHFSD gene encoding methenyltetrahydrofolate synthase domain-containing protein isoform X5, encoding MELRTGVSKQDIREQIWDYMESQNLADFPRPVHHRIPNFKSKKTLLVPTPRLRTGLFNKITPPPGATKDILRKCATSQGVRNYSTPVGLDSRVLVDLVVVGSVAVSEKGWRIGKGEGYADLEYAMMVSMGAVSQGTPVVTIVHDCQVINIPEALLEDHDLTVDYILTPTRVIATGCERPKPTGILWSKISCEVMGKIPILRSLRYRERQAGKDVTLQDEPRHLLGTSSQQPPPLGTVRRPQDPHQPGSCSGQGEDGPANTVYIGNLPRDARVSELKKALRELGAVPQRLTWQGPQRRAFLHYQTPASAQQAVSCLQGLRLGAATLKVALARQQRAGDVTGSCSEEPYPDFRSAVSDL
- the MTHFSD gene encoding methenyltetrahydrofolate synthase domain-containing protein isoform X2, encoding MELRTGVSKQDIREQIWDYMESQNLADFPRPVHHRIPNFKGASRAAEHFPRLQAFKTARTVKVNPDAPQTNARFFVLDSKKTLLVPTPRLRTGLFNKITPPPGATKDILRKCATSQGVRNYSTPVGLDSRVLVDLVVVGSVAVSEKGWRIGKGEGYADLEYAMMVSMGAVSQGTPVVTIVHDCQVINIPEALLEDHDLTVDYILTPTRVIATGCERPKPTGILWSKISCEVMGKIPILRSLRYRERQAGKDVTLQDEPRHLLGTSSQQPPPLGTVRRPQDPHQPGSCSGQGEDGPANTVYIGNLPRDARVSELKKALRELGAVPQRLTWQGPQRRAFLHYQTPASAQQAVSCLQGLRLGAATLKVALARQQRAGDVTGSCSEEPYPDFRSAVSDL
- the MTHFSD gene encoding methenyltetrahydrofolate synthase domain-containing protein isoform X8, which codes for MELRTGVSKQDIREQIWDYMESQNLADFPRPVHHRIPNFKGASRAAEHFPRLQAFKTARTVKVNPDAPQTNARFFVLDSKKTLLVPTPRLRTGLFNKITPPPGATKDILRKCATSQVINIPEALLEDHDLTVDYILTPTRVIATGCERPKPTGILWSKISCEVMGKIPILRSLRYRERQAGKDVTLQDEPRHLLGTSSQQPPPLGTVRRPQDPHQPGSCSGQGEDGPANTVYIGNLPRDARVSELKKALRELGAVPQRLTWQGPQRRAFLHYQTPASAQQAVSCLQGLRLGAATLKVALARQQRAGDVTGSCSEEPYPDFRSAVSDL
- the MTHFSD gene encoding methenyltetrahydrofolate synthase domain-containing protein isoform X4, which codes for MESQNLADFPRPVHHRIPNFKGASRAAEHFPRLQAFKTARTVKVNPDAPQTNARFFVLDSKKTLLVPTPRLRTGLFNKITPPPGATKDILRKCATSQGVRNYSTPVGLDSRVLVDLVVVGSVAVSEKGWRIGKGEGYADLEYAMMVSMGAVSQGTPVVTIVHDCQVINIPEALLEDHDLTVDYILTPTRVIATGCERPKPTGILWSKISCEVMGKIPILRSLRYRERQAGKDVTLQDEPRHLLGTSSQQPPPLGTVRRPQDPHQPGSCSGQGEDGPANTVYIGNLPRDARVSELKKALRELGAVPQRLTWQGPQRRAFLHYQTPASAQQAVSCLQGLRLGAATLKVALARQQRAGDVTGSCSEEPYPDFRSAVSDL
- the MTHFSD gene encoding methenyltetrahydrofolate synthase domain-containing protein isoform X1, whose protein sequence is MELRTGVSKQDIREQIWDYMESQNLADFPRPVHHRIPNFKGSYLACQNIRDLEVFARTQEVKVDPDKPLEGVRLLALQSKKTLLVPTPRLRTGLFNKITPPPGATKDILRKCATSQGVRNYSTPVGLDSRVLVDLVVVGSVAVSEKGWRIGKGEGYADLEYAMMVSMGAVSQGTPVVTIVHDCQVINIPEALLEDHDLTVDYILTPTRVIATGCERPKPTGILWSKISCEVMGKIPILRSLRYRERQAGKDVTLQDEPRHLLGTSSQQPPPLGTVRRPQDPHQPGSCSGQGEDGPANTVYIGNLPRDARVSELKKALRELGAVPQRLTWQGPQRRAFLHYQTPASAQQAVSCLQGLRLGAATLKVALARQQRAGDVTGSCSEEPYPDFRSAVSDL